In Janthinobacterium sp. 67, a genomic segment contains:
- a CDS encoding extracellular catalytic domain type 1 short-chain-length polyhydroxyalkanoate depolymerase, which yields MAHLHQQLRHFLSALVAACGLLAALPAAAGQWDFGLYASLWGSREYQVWLPSNYNPNTPLPVVLMLHGCGSEPNSMAAVSRYNQLADSENFIVVYPRQNATANPMRCWNFMLPLNQERGTGEPAVLMGILNKVKNQYAVQDSRVYVTGISAGGAMASIMAACYSDVFAAVMVHSGGMYKGAIGLVTAADSLFNGSSFDPKVRGKDAWRCSGSPRRLMPTMVFHGTSDIVVNPVNGEQTIEQFLQTSDYGDDGLDNDSVRYRADSIVRQTVPYGRSYSIDSYLRNGAVIAQKYTVEGMNHAWSGGPPGWPFSDELGPDATVISWNFFKNYQR from the coding sequence TTGCTGGCCGCGCTGCCGGCTGCCGCCGGGCAGTGGGACTTCGGCCTGTACGCGAGCCTGTGGGGTTCGCGTGAATACCAGGTCTGGCTACCGAGCAATTACAATCCGAACACGCCGCTGCCCGTCGTGCTGATGCTGCACGGCTGCGGTTCCGAGCCCAACAGCATGGCCGCCGTCAGCCGCTACAATCAGCTGGCCGACAGCGAAAACTTCATCGTCGTCTATCCGCGCCAGAACGCCACGGCCAACCCCATGCGCTGCTGGAATTTCATGTTGCCCTTGAACCAGGAGCGTGGCACGGGCGAGCCGGCCGTACTGATGGGCATCTTGAACAAGGTCAAGAACCAGTATGCGGTGCAGGATAGCCGCGTGTATGTGACGGGTATCTCGGCGGGCGGCGCCATGGCGTCCATCATGGCCGCCTGTTACTCGGACGTGTTCGCTGCCGTGATGGTGCATTCGGGCGGCATGTACAAGGGTGCCATCGGCCTGGTCACGGCCGCCGACTCGCTGTTCAACGGCAGTTCATTCGATCCGAAAGTACGCGGCAAGGATGCGTGGCGCTGCTCCGGCTCGCCGCGCCGCCTGATGCCGACGATGGTATTCCACGGCACGTCCGACATCGTCGTCAATCCCGTCAACGGCGAGCAAACCATCGAGCAATTTCTGCAGACCAGCGACTACGGCGACGATGGCCTCGACAATGACAGCGTGCGCTACCGTGCCGACAGCATCGTGCGCCAGACGGTGCCGTACGGCCGCAGCTACTCCATCGACTCGTACCTGCGCAACGGCGCCGTCATCGCGCAAAAGTACACGGTCGAGGGCATGAACCACGCGTGGAGCGGCGGCCCTCCCGGCTGGCCCTTCAGCGATGAGCTGGGTCCGGACGCCACCGTGATCAGCTGGAATTTCTTCAAGAATTATCAGCGCTGA